The Methanococcoides methylutens MM1 genome has a window encoding:
- a CDS encoding glucose-6-phosphate isomerase family protein, with protein sequence MVYNIEFGGVEREPDIRMLHDMKEVVYDREWFDSVEDFELYYMFRHLSTSEAELKTINKQHLRYDITVIPPGMFGCEFIKTAGHYHPNVPGQDLSYPEVYQVLEGEATYLLQKHVGDDVIDVVVIKAKAGDIALIPPDYGHVTINASDEQLKMANWVCCDFQSSYAPFRDMEGGAYYLLDSGFVKNHRYEDLPELRYITPLDIPEFGLECGMDMYELVNDTEKLRFLKEPQDFMGVFESILTI encoded by the coding sequence ATGGTTTATAATATTGAATTTGGGGGAGTAGAGAGGGAACCTGACATAAGAATGCTTCATGATATGAAAGAGGTCGTCTATGACAGGGAATGGTTCGATTCTGTGGAAGATTTCGAACTGTATTATATGTTCAGGCACCTTTCCACATCTGAGGCTGAACTTAAGACCATTAACAAACAGCACCTGCGCTACGACATCACTGTTATCCCTCCTGGAATGTTTGGATGTGAGTTCATCAAGACTGCGGGGCACTACCATCCGAATGTGCCGGGACAGGATCTATCCTATCCGGAGGTTTACCAGGTACTTGAAGGAGAAGCAACCTACCTTTTGCAGAAACATGTGGGGGATGACGTAATTGATGTTGTGGTGATCAAGGCAAAGGCAGGAGATATTGCACTTATCCCTCCGGACTACGGGCATGTGACCATCAATGCATCTGATGAACAATTGAAGATGGCCAACTGGGTCTGCTGTGATTTCCAATCCAGCTATGCACCGTTCAGGGATATGGAAGGTGGGGCGTATTACTTGCTTGACAGCGGTTTTGTTAAGAATCACCGCTATGAGGATCTTCCTGAGCTCAGGTACATAACACCACTGGACATTCCGGAATTCGGGCTTGAATGTGGAATGGACATGTATGAGCTCGTTAATGATACTGAAAAGTTGCGTTTCCTGAAAGAACCTCAGGACTTTATGGGTGTGTTCGAGAGTATTCTCACCATCTGA
- a CDS encoding DUF128 domain-containing protein has product MIKEPHPVQFTSSRIEDLMFRTTFDPVAMEGEVIVNLSLIKEEDLDPVLEIYSLAMRSGLSVSPFLRIVKGGDTIGDFRVAKGDVGLATVCSITIDGVLLKGGVMINPKLGGVVQIKNGHPVRFTDVVTYVSTTIDPLEVLMSQDITSVTQMLRTGSGKVLANLREAPLIARDDIDHILSDMLDAGISGIMEVGEPNSRVLDVPVERDHLGVVVIGGTNPMAMAKEQGFEVRTSAMSTLIDINEMKHVDDFI; this is encoded by the coding sequence ATGATCAAAGAACCACATCCTGTTCAATTTACTTCTTCTCGTATTGAAGACCTTATGTTCAGGACCACATTCGATCCGGTCGCTATGGAGGGTGAGGTTATAGTCAATCTTTCTCTGATCAAGGAGGAAGACCTTGACCCCGTTCTGGAAATATACTCGCTGGCCATGAGAAGCGGATTGTCTGTTAGTCCATTCCTCAGGATTGTCAAAGGCGGGGATACTATTGGCGATTTCAGGGTAGCAAAGGGCGACGTTGGTCTGGCAACCGTTTGCAGTATTACCATTGACGGTGTCCTGCTAAAAGGTGGTGTGATGATCAACCCCAAGCTTGGAGGGGTTGTCCAGATCAAGAACGGCCATCCGGTGAGGTTCACGGACGTTGTAACCTATGTAAGTACAACCATTGACCCTCTCGAGGTCCTGATGTCGCAGGACATCACTTCTGTTACACAGATGCTGAGGACAGGTTCCGGTAAGGTCCTTGCCAACCTTCGTGAAGCACCACTGATAGCAAGGGATGACATCGACCATATCCTTTCGGACATGCTGGATGCAGGCATCAGCGGCATAATGGAGGTGGGGGAACCCAATTCCCGTGTTCTTGATGTCCCGGTGGAGAGGGATCACCTGGGTGTTGTTGTCATCGGAGGTACCAACCCCATGGCAATGGCAAAAGAACAGGGGTTTGAGGTTCGCACAAGTGCAATGTCAACGTTGATAGATATCAATGAGATGAAACATGTTGATGATTTCATCTGA
- a CDS encoding SagB/ThcOx family dehydrogenase, protein MEETGREFMENTRFQCLGRSDQSLGYPYPPLEKGYDEENVLIDLPDPAQINVNDISLREAIEKRSSIRKYSREPLSLEELSYLLWCTQGVKKVIHNAATFRTVPSAGARHALETYILANNVEGLEKGVYRFLPIEHKLLAIRIDSNIGRSITAACLDQEFVKESAVTFIWTALAYRMTYRYGQRGYRYLHLDAGHVCQNLYLSALSIDCGVCAIAAFMDDEMNNILGIDGKEEFTIYVATLGKQ, encoded by the coding sequence ATGGAAGAAACAGGCAGAGAGTTCATGGAAAACACAAGATTTCAATGTCTTGGCAGATCAGACCAATCACTAGGATACCCTTACCCACCACTGGAAAAAGGATACGACGAAGAAAATGTGTTGATAGACCTACCTGATCCGGCCCAGATCAATGTCAACGACATCAGTCTGAGAGAGGCGATCGAAAAACGTTCCAGTATTCGTAAATATTCCAGAGAGCCTTTATCCCTCGAAGAGCTATCGTACCTACTCTGGTGCACACAGGGAGTTAAAAAGGTCATCCACAATGCCGCCACTTTCAGGACAGTACCATCCGCTGGAGCCAGACATGCCCTTGAAACTTATATTCTTGCAAATAATGTTGAAGGTCTGGAAAAGGGAGTATACAGATTCCTTCCAATTGAGCATAAGTTGCTAGCAATAAGAATAGATAGCAACATAGGGAGAAGTATCACAGCAGCCTGCCTTGACCAGGAATTCGTTAAAGAAAGTGCAGTCACATTCATCTGGACAGCTCTTGCATACAGAATGACCTACAGGTATGGCCAGAGAGGTTACAGATACCTGCACCTGGATGCAGGCCATGTGTGCCAGAACCTTTACCTGAGTGCACTGTCCATAGATTGCGGCGTGTGTGCTATAGCTGCTTTCATGGATGATGAAATGAACAATATTCTCGGGATTGATGGTAAAGAAGAGTTCACAATCTATGTTGCAACACTGGGAAAGCAATGA
- a CDS encoding DHHA1 domain-containing protein: MIEKIKQIKAKALSCSSEIQKYESVYVVSHIDADGLTSAGIIGKALERAGIEHTIHFIKQLDEVEIENIANKNPELAIFTDLGSGMIESLNSHGINSVISDHHQPRGELENHLNPHLFGFNGSYELSGSGMTYMLANALGDNRDLADLAIVGAIGDLQHLKKGQLTGINRYILEEGAKEGNLHYEKDIMLFGKQTRPVFKLLQFASDPYLPGLTGNEDACIGFLHDLGIRFSRDERWRRWIDLEQNDKQKIVSALIQYSLRSGLPPYKIERLIGEVYLLMNEKEGTEMRDASEYSTLLNATARYGHADIGLAVCMGDRGEAYESARQLLSEHRQNLVNGLMFVKENGITEMKNLQYFDAGSSIMETIVGIIAGMSTSVVGNRSLPIIAFADAKDGVKVSARGTQDLIRKGLNLSEAMAVSTAEVGGAGGGHDIAAGATIPFDAKEKFLQKLDSVLGEQLRKK, from the coding sequence ATGATAGAAAAAATAAAACAGATAAAAGCAAAAGCTTTAAGCTGTTCATCTGAAATACAGAAATACGAGTCTGTATATGTGGTGTCCCACATAGATGCTGACGGCCTCACATCAGCAGGGATAATCGGCAAAGCCCTTGAGAGGGCAGGGATCGAGCACACCATACATTTTATCAAGCAGCTTGACGAGGTAGAGATAGAGAACATCGCCAACAAAAACCCGGAGCTTGCCATCTTCACTGACCTGGGGAGCGGAATGATAGAATCCCTGAACTCACATGGCATCAACTCCGTGATATCAGACCACCACCAACCAAGGGGAGAACTGGAGAACCACCTGAACCCCCACCTTTTCGGATTCAATGGTTCATACGAGCTAAGCGGCTCCGGAATGACCTATATGCTTGCAAATGCCCTGGGAGACAACAGGGACCTTGCCGATCTTGCCATCGTCGGGGCCATAGGTGACCTCCAGCATTTGAAAAAGGGACAACTCACAGGCATCAACCGCTACATTCTCGAAGAAGGTGCAAAGGAAGGCAACCTGCATTACGAGAAGGACATAATGCTCTTTGGAAAACAGACACGTCCCGTATTCAAACTTCTCCAGTTCGCATCCGACCCATACCTCCCCGGACTTACCGGAAATGAGGATGCATGCATCGGATTCCTCCATGACCTGGGAATACGCTTCAGCAGGGATGAGCGCTGGAGGAGATGGATAGACCTTGAACAGAATGACAAGCAGAAGATCGTCTCGGCACTGATACAGTATTCCCTCCGCTCAGGCCTGCCACCTTATAAGATCGAGAGGCTTATCGGAGAGGTCTACCTTCTCATGAATGAAAAAGAAGGCACGGAAATGAGGGATGCTTCGGAATATTCCACCCTGCTCAACGCCACAGCGCGCTACGGGCATGCTGACATCGGGCTGGCAGTCTGCATGGGAGACCGCGGCGAAGCTTACGAATCAGCCCGCCAATTGTTAAGTGAGCATCGGCAGAACCTTGTTAACGGACTCATGTTCGTCAAGGAGAACGGCATAACCGAGATGAAGAACCTGCAGTACTTCGATGCGGGCTCAAGTATAATGGAAACCATTGTCGGGATCATTGCAGGAATGAGCACATCGGTTGTTGGGAACAGATCCCTCCCGATAATAGCCTTTGCAGATGCAAAGGATGGTGTCAAGGTCTCGGCGCGCGGCACACAGGACCTGATCAGGAAAGGGCTTAACCTCTCCGAGGCCATGGCGGTCAGTACTGCAGAGGTCGGTGGTGCAGGAGGAGGCCACGATATTGCGGCAGGTGCCACTATCCCATTCGATGCAAAAGAAAAGTTCCTTCAAAAGCTGGATTCTGTTTTAGGAGAGCAATTGCGGAAAAAATGA
- a CDS encoding exonuclease SbcCD subunit D — protein MERDIRILHTADTHIGYRQYHSEVRRQDFIDAFSSVIDDAIEMEMDAIIHAGDLFDSRNPTLEDILDTINILSKLKLHNIPFLSIVGNHESKQHTQWLDLFESMGIATRLGNKPYRIEDVAIYGIDNVPRSKIPLFDYSKFTGENSGQYNILVMHQLMSPFPFGEWECEEVIRELPFDVHAILLGDYHKNEKTRVDQTWVTYCGSTERNSAAERDVRTYNIVTINDNGIDIGKRNISTRDFLFIPVELRDREGAYELIINTIKEHDVADRVVFVDISGNPEVTISYNEIEEFLAGRNALVTRIRDMRHGEEVKEDRPLEVSFSDPDEAVKREITKMTLTSGGIMIDEIVRDPAVPKTKVDLEAETRIGELLNDIDFMNPESYMVKKDNEGNIRDENADVSGEEGKGDSPEEPQIAESADEYSTDRDTGRSEPQEDIQTREETNPVATENREISKISKPPETGTPEREKVETPKPKQYNLGDYL, from the coding sequence ATGGAGAGGGATATCAGAATTCTGCATACTGCTGATACGCATATCGGATACCGCCAGTACCATAGTGAGGTACGCAGGCAGGACTTCATCGATGCCTTTTCCAGCGTTATTGATGATGCAATTGAGATGGAGATGGATGCCATCATCCACGCAGGCGATCTTTTTGATTCAAGGAACCCGACACTTGAAGACATCCTTGACACCATCAACATACTCTCAAAATTAAAATTACACAACATCCCGTTCCTGTCGATAGTTGGAAACCATGAGAGCAAGCAGCACACTCAATGGCTCGACCTGTTCGAGAGCATGGGAATTGCCACCCGGCTCGGAAACAAACCTTACAGGATCGAAGATGTTGCCATCTACGGGATAGACAACGTCCCCAGATCGAAGATACCGCTTTTTGATTATTCGAAGTTCACAGGGGAAAACTCAGGGCAATACAATATACTCGTGATGCACCAGCTGATGTCACCTTTCCCCTTTGGGGAGTGGGAATGCGAGGAGGTCATCAGGGAACTGCCCTTCGATGTTCATGCCATACTGCTGGGAGATTATCACAAGAACGAGAAAACAAGGGTAGACCAGACCTGGGTCACCTATTGTGGCAGCACAGAGCGAAATAGTGCAGCCGAACGCGACGTCCGCACATACAACATTGTTACGATAAATGATAACGGGATCGATATCGGCAAACGGAACATCTCCACCCGGGATTTCCTCTTCATACCGGTGGAGCTCAGGGACAGGGAAGGAGCCTATGAGCTGATCATCAATACCATCAAGGAACACGATGTTGCTGACAGGGTTGTTTTCGTGGACATCTCCGGTAACCCGGAAGTTACCATATCCTACAATGAGATCGAGGAGTTCCTCGCAGGAAGAAATGCCCTTGTCACCCGAATAAGGGACATGAGACATGGGGAAGAGGTAAAGGAAGACAGACCCCTGGAAGTCTCATTTTCAGATCCTGACGAGGCGGTCAAAAGAGAGATAACGAAAATGACACTGACAAGTGGCGGCATCATGATCGATGAGATCGTGAGAGACCCGGCAGTCCCTAAGACAAAGGTCGACCTCGAGGCTGAAACACGAATAGGGGAACTGCTCAATGACATTGATTTCATGAATCCTGAATCATACATGGTCAAAAAGGACAATGAAGGAAATATTCGGGATGAAAATGCAGATGTTTCCGGCGAGGAGGGAAAAGGAGACTCCCCGGAAGAGCCACAGATCGCAGAATCTGCTGATGAATATAGCACAGACAGAGACACTGGAAGAAGTGAACCTCAGGAGGATATTCAAACCCGGGAAGAAACAAACCCTGTGGCAACTGAAAATCGGGAAATATCCAAAATATCCAAGCCACCTGAGACTGGTACTCCGGAGAGAGAGAAAGTGGAAACCCCGAAACCAAAACAATACAACCTGGGGGACTACCTGTGA
- a CDS encoding AAA family ATPase yields MKLKRLRVNNIRSYEDLDIRFEDGVTVVSGVNGSGKSSLLEACFTGLFGSRTLSKEFVLSDLIRKGATKASIIVDFESIGHEYNIEQGYRVNPKTGSASNNKSVFMMDDKIMVDQASQTYEAVKALMKMDEEAYKNCVYIRQGEIDVLINAKTKDRQRMIDDLLQIGKLEEYRERAGSARKGVGRHQRETDARLKDNVADIEHIESSNPYQMLNTVKTEMNGVGNEISELEDKKDRAKEIVTSIEEKINKYTGTLEQKKTIDAEVRNFKSKITATYNDIEKARGVVNSGRQEVQKLQSVNTDLCTQIKVPDDADVENYVTSLEKEESAARDEVSTIIKKRELAQGNERSQNEFLLNLNEQLKRTEVSIQNREAKAKSITEDIEKLKKGIIELEDANREKTEEASKIGFPADKLENIEDIAELLGMKQKQLHGKEREKAATLAELDKRIKKAKDLLDKGLCPTCGQDLKGSKICEETTEDEEQRGNLLAELQSIRSEQSELETKTERVRSAREIAKGIADNDHQIQIKTRDITSSEKLIEENLRDVKEEKEKENALKEQIDEVGKVIGKIKEDIVTLKEDENDATESHKAIKDRLDIARRIRMNHLEIGKMQSDMQRSQDGISNGLEKVNLFEDQIKERKKRLEAIEKELGDVDITRLENDKVQYESAHKGIISRLEDLNLRKNELHKQVGLIEGEIRRLNELKEKHRMLSNKKEFLAAVYRDAEELETMYIRLRAELRAKNIDALDRLLNEIFSFMYTNNAYSHISLDQDYNLMIYEKDGTPLEPKLLSGGERAIFNLVLRCAIYRLLSHSPGTTGSVELPPLILDEPTVFLDRGHVHQLIKLIDMMRDIGVGQILIVSHDESLIDSADHVFVVEKDAITNSSSIAAK; encoded by the coding sequence GTGAAACTGAAAAGGCTGCGTGTCAATAATATCAGGAGCTACGAGGACCTCGACATCCGGTTCGAAGACGGTGTAACAGTGGTATCCGGAGTGAACGGAAGCGGGAAGTCCAGCCTCCTGGAAGCATGCTTCACAGGACTTTTCGGAAGCCGCACCCTTTCAAAGGAATTCGTGCTCTCCGACCTTATTCGCAAGGGTGCCACAAAGGCATCCATCATCGTTGACTTCGAGAGCATTGGCCATGAATACAACATCGAGCAGGGATACAGAGTAAACCCAAAAACCGGAAGCGCATCCAATAACAAGTCGGTCTTCATGATGGACGATAAGATCATGGTAGACCAGGCAAGCCAGACATATGAGGCCGTTAAGGCACTTATGAAGATGGATGAAGAAGCCTACAAGAACTGCGTTTACATCCGCCAGGGAGAGATAGATGTCCTGATCAACGCAAAGACAAAAGACAGGCAGCGCATGATCGATGACCTGCTCCAGATAGGTAAGCTGGAAGAGTACAGGGAGCGGGCAGGCAGTGCAAGAAAAGGGGTTGGCAGGCATCAGAGGGAAACAGATGCACGACTAAAGGACAACGTTGCGGACATTGAACACATAGAAAGCTCGAACCCGTACCAGATGCTCAATACGGTCAAAACGGAGATGAACGGGGTCGGGAATGAGATCTCTGAACTTGAGGATAAAAAAGATCGTGCTAAGGAGATCGTCACGTCGATCGAAGAGAAAATAAACAAATACACAGGAACGCTGGAGCAAAAAAAGACCATTGATGCGGAAGTACGTAATTTCAAGTCAAAGATCACTGCCACATACAATGATATTGAAAAGGCAAGAGGGGTCGTGAACTCCGGCAGGCAGGAAGTACAGAAGCTCCAGAGTGTGAACACAGACCTTTGTACACAGATAAAGGTCCCGGATGATGCAGATGTTGAAAACTACGTCACATCCCTGGAAAAAGAAGAGTCAGCTGCCCGGGATGAAGTAAGTACCATTATCAAAAAGAGAGAGCTTGCACAGGGTAATGAGAGGTCTCAGAATGAGTTCCTGCTCAACCTTAACGAGCAATTGAAAAGAACGGAAGTTTCAATACAGAACAGGGAAGCCAAGGCCAAAAGCATCACAGAGGATATTGAGAAACTCAAAAAGGGTATCATAGAACTGGAAGATGCGAACAGGGAAAAGACAGAGGAAGCTTCAAAGATCGGGTTCCCTGCTGACAAACTTGAGAACATAGAGGATATTGCCGAACTTCTGGGCATGAAGCAAAAGCAACTCCACGGAAAGGAAAGGGAAAAAGCTGCCACCCTCGCAGAACTTGATAAAAGGATAAAGAAAGCCAAAGACCTCCTCGACAAAGGATTGTGCCCCACCTGCGGGCAGGACCTTAAAGGCTCGAAAATATGTGAAGAAACAACAGAGGATGAGGAGCAAAGGGGCAACTTACTGGCGGAGCTTCAGAGCATCCGTTCCGAACAGTCCGAACTGGAAACAAAAACAGAGCGTGTAAGGAGCGCGAGGGAGATCGCAAAAGGAATTGCAGATAACGATCACCAGATCCAGATCAAGACAAGGGATATCACCAGCAGTGAGAAGCTCATCGAAGAGAACCTGCGGGACGTCAAAGAAGAGAAGGAAAAGGAAAATGCCCTCAAAGAACAGATCGACGAGGTCGGAAAGGTCATCGGGAAGATCAAAGAGGACATTGTTACCCTGAAAGAAGATGAAAACGATGCAACCGAGTCCCATAAGGCAATAAAGGACAGACTCGACATTGCAAGAAGGATACGGATGAACCATCTTGAGATCGGAAAGATGCAAAGCGATATGCAACGATCACAGGATGGGATCAGCAACGGACTTGAGAAGGTCAATCTTTTCGAAGACCAGATCAAGGAGAGGAAGAAACGTCTTGAAGCTATCGAGAAGGAACTCGGGGATGTGGACATTACCAGACTGGAGAACGATAAGGTACAATACGAAAGTGCTCACAAGGGAATTATTTCCAGGCTTGAGGACCTGAACCTGAGGAAAAATGAGCTTCATAAACAGGTCGGACTCATTGAGGGCGAGATCAGAAGGCTTAATGAACTAAAGGAAAAGCACAGGATGCTTTCCAATAAAAAGGAGTTCCTGGCCGCCGTTTACAGGGATGCTGAAGAGCTTGAGACAATGTACATACGCCTCCGTGCTGAACTGCGCGCAAAGAACATTGATGCACTGGACAGGCTGCTCAATGAGATATTCTCGTTCATGTACACCAACAATGCATATTCGCACATCAGCCTCGACCAGGACTATAACCTCATGATCTATGAGAAGGACGGTACGCCCCTTGAGCCAAAACTGCTTAGCGGAGGCGAAAGAGCGATATTCAACCTTGTATTAAGGTGCGCCATCTACCGTCTGCTGTCCCATTCACCCGGGACCACCGGAAGTGTGGAGCTTCCTCCGCTGATACTGGACGAGCCTACTGTTTTCCTTGACAGGGGACATGTCCACCAGTTGATAAAGCTCATTGATATGATGAGGGACATCGGCGTAGGCCAGATCCTGATCGTGTCACATGACGAGTCACTGATCGATTCTGCAGACCATGTGTTCGTGGTGGAGAAGGACGCCATCACAAATAGTTCTTCCATCGCTGCAAAATGA
- a CDS encoding secondary thiamine-phosphate synthase enzyme YjbQ: MSVHTGYLEYETKGDSHIIDITDDVMGVVDGCGIENGIVAVFATGSTVAVTTLEYEPGLIHDLQHALERIAPRDIEYKHNERWHDGNGHSHVRASLLGQSESFPLIDGNLLLGTWQQIIFIDLDNRPRSRKLVVQVVGD, encoded by the coding sequence ATGTCGGTTCACACAGGATATCTGGAATACGAAACAAAAGGCGATTCACATATCATCGATATAACTGACGATGTTATGGGTGTGGTGGATGGTTGCGGTATTGAAAATGGCATTGTTGCCGTTTTTGCGACAGGTTCCACAGTTGCAGTGACGACCCTTGAGTATGAACCCGGACTTATCCATGACCTGCAGCATGCACTTGAACGCATTGCACCCCGGGACATTGAATATAAGCACAATGAACGATGGCATGATGGGAATGGCCATTCGCATGTGCGTGCATCCCTTCTGGGCCAGAGTGAATCTTTCCCGTTGATCGACGGCAATCTACTTCTTGGTACCTGGCAGCAGATCATTTTTATCGATCTGGATAACAGGCCACGTTCCCGTAAACTGGTCGTTCAGGTCGTTGGGGATTAA